From one Lolium rigidum isolate FL_2022 chromosome 4, APGP_CSIRO_Lrig_0.1, whole genome shotgun sequence genomic stretch:
- the LOC124650655 gene encoding GATA transcription factor 2-like, giving the protein MASQWEMAMGVELGMGLGGYHDVTGAGAPMTHHAAGTYSAAAHHFYGMQPMGDHAGMRVDELLDLASAGAHDFFPVAADNGNQYHHLGGAGVGTGEPSAATTPSATSSDHQTSMLSFADEFYIPREEAAELEWLSKFVDDSYSDMPNYCSASHAAMAAAAANAASNGCSGGQDSCVTAAPGRGARSKRSRAGAAAANAWHSLVPSQPSPSSSSCSSSDFPSSAHARPSNGGSNGGNRNRKQGPSMAGGEVGLVEGGVRRCTHCASEKTPQWRTGPLGPKTLCNACGVRFKSGRLVPEYRPAASPTFLLTQHSNSHRKVMELRRQKEMVLIRGSHHRVVDPAGAGGGVDVKPELSMFRDYGIC; this is encoded by the exons ATGGCGTCGCAGTGGGAAATGGCCATGGGCGTGGAGCTCGGCATGGGGCTGGGCGGCTACCACGACGTCACCGGCGCCGGAGCACCGATGACCCACCACGCCGCTGGCACCTACTCCGCGGCTGCTCACCATTTCTACGGGATGCAGCCGATGGGCGACCACGCCGGCATGCGCGTGGACGAGCTCCTCGACCTCGCCAGCGCCGGCGCCCACGACTTCTTCCCCGTGGCCGCCGACAACGGGAACCAATACCACCACCTCGGCGGCGCCGGTGTGGGCACGGGGGAGCCGTCGGCCGCCACCACTCCGTCCGCCACGTCGTCCGATCACCAGACGTCCATGCTCTCGTTCGCCGACGAGTTTTACATCCCC AGAGAGGAAGCGGCGGAGCTGGAATGGCTATCGAAGTTCGTGGACGACTCCTACTCGGACATGCCGAACTACTGCTCGGCCTCGCACGCGGCaatggcggcagcagcagcgaACGCGGCCAGCAACGGCTGCTCGGGCGGCCAGGACAGCTGCgtcacggcggcgccaggccgcgGCGCGCGAAGCAAGCGGTCGCGCGCGGGCGCCGCGGCCGCGAACGCGTGGCACTCCCTGGTGCCGTCGCagccctcgccgtcgtcgtcgtcctgctCGTCGTCCGACTTCCCGTCCTCGGCGCACGCGCGGCCCAGCAACGGCGGCTCCAACGGCGGTAATCGCAACAGGAAGCAGGGCCCCAGCATGGCCGGCGGGGAGGTGGGGCTGGTGGAGGGCGGCGTGAGGCGGTGCACGCACTGCGCGTCGGAGAAGACGCCGCAGTGGCGGACGGGCCCGCTGGGTCCCAAGACGCTGTGCAACGCGTGCGGGGTGCGGTTCAAGTCCGGGCGGCTGGTGCCCGAGTACCGGCCGGCGGCCAGCCCCACGTTCCTGCTGACGCAGCACTCCAACTCCCACCGCAAGGTCATGGAGCTGCGCCGGCAGAAGGAGATGGTCCTGATCCGCGGCAGCCACCACCGCGTCGTCGACCCCGCCGGCGCGGGGGGCGGGGTGGACGTGAAGCCGGAGCTCAGCATGTTCCGGGACTACGGCATCTGTTAG